A genome region from Chlamydiota bacterium includes the following:
- the accB gene encoding Biotin carboxyl carrier protein of acetyl-CoA carboxylase: MKIDPKKIKELLSIMKKNQIKRLRYRIKDEEIELELPHQDTLPTFHHVPHASAHSPYPKSIAETEESEDGQGNYITSPLVGTFYNKPTPDSKSFVNVDANVTENSVVCIIEAMKVMNEVKADIKGKIVEILVEDGHPVEFGTKLFRVE, translated from the coding sequence ATGAAAATTGATCCTAAAAAAATCAAAGAATTGTTATCCATCATGAAAAAGAACCAGATCAAGCGTTTGCGTTATCGCATCAAAGATGAAGAAATCGAATTAGAACTCCCTCATCAGGATACTCTTCCCACTTTTCATCATGTGCCTCATGCAAGCGCGCATTCTCCCTACCCAAAATCTATTGCAGAAACTGAAGAGAGTGAAGATGGACAAGGAAATTACATCACTTCGCCTCTTGTGGGAACCTTTTATAACAAACCAACTCCAGATTCAAAATCCTTTGTGAATGTAGACGCTAACGTTACTGAAAATTCCGTTGTCTGTATTATTGAAGCGATGAAAGTGATGAATGAGGTTAAAGCGGACATCAAGGGTAAGATTGTCGAAATACTCGTCGAAGATGGTCATCCTGTA